One part of the Streptomyces nigra genome encodes these proteins:
- the pflB gene encoding formate C-acetyltransferase — protein MTATVTAGPRTADAWREFTGSGWRERIDVRDFIQANYTPYEGDASFLAGPTNRTRAVWEKVSALFPEERRRGVLDVDAATPSTITSHAPGYIDRDRELIVGLQTDAPLKRAIMPNGGLRMVENGLRAYGYEPAPFVTRVFDTYRKTHNAGVFDAYTPAMRAARKVGIITGLPDAYGRGRIIGDYRRVALYGTDRLVEAKRAERALLDARPSTADVVRDREELAEQIRALGELAAMAATYGCDVTRPAATAHEAVQWLYLGFLAAVKEQNGAAMSLGRTSTFLDVYLQRDIDDGSIDETRAQELIDDFVIKLRIVRFLRTPEYDALFSGDPTWVTESIGGVGADGRPLVTRTSFRFLQTLYNLGPAPEPNLTVLWSPRLPAGFKEFCAQVSIDTSAVQYESDDLMRPRTGDDTAIACCVSAMAVGKQMQFFGARVNLAKALLYAVNGGRDEMTGDQITPEMPPLSGEYLDYDELAAAYDRVLDWLAQTYVDALNVIHYMHDKYAYERIEMALHDHPVHRFMACGIAGLSVAVDSLSAVKHARVKVIRDATGLAVDFHTEGDFPTYGNNDDRADAIAVDLVESFMAKVREHPTYRDAEHTQSVLTITSNVVYGKHTGNTPDGRRAGLPFAPGANPMNGRDKHGVAASALSVAKLPYEAARDGISLTTTITPEGLGHVPEERAGHLVGILDAYMSAGGFHMNVNVLDRAVLEDAMEHPEKYPELTIRVSGYAVNFVRLTREQQLDVISRTFHGSL, from the coding sequence ATGACCGCGACGGTGACAGCCGGCCCCCGGACCGCCGATGCCTGGCGGGAGTTCACCGGGAGCGGATGGCGTGAGCGCATCGACGTGCGCGACTTCATCCAGGCCAACTACACCCCCTACGAGGGTGACGCCTCCTTCCTGGCCGGCCCCACGAACCGCACCCGCGCGGTCTGGGAGAAGGTCAGCGCGCTGTTCCCCGAGGAGCGGCGCAGGGGCGTGCTCGACGTGGACGCGGCCACCCCCTCCACCATCACCTCGCACGCCCCCGGCTACATCGACCGCGACCGCGAGCTGATCGTCGGCCTGCAGACCGACGCCCCGCTGAAGCGGGCGATCATGCCCAACGGCGGCCTGCGCATGGTGGAGAACGGGCTGAGGGCGTACGGCTACGAGCCCGCCCCCTTCGTCACGAGGGTGTTCGACACCTACCGCAAGACCCACAACGCGGGTGTCTTCGACGCCTACACCCCGGCGATGCGCGCCGCGCGCAAGGTCGGAATCATCACCGGTCTGCCGGACGCCTACGGCCGTGGCCGGATCATCGGCGACTATCGCCGTGTCGCCCTGTACGGCACCGACCGGCTCGTCGAGGCCAAGCGCGCGGAGCGCGCCCTGCTGGACGCCCGACCGTCCACCGCCGACGTCGTCCGCGACCGCGAGGAACTCGCCGAGCAGATCCGGGCGCTGGGCGAGCTGGCCGCCATGGCAGCGACCTACGGATGCGACGTCACCCGGCCCGCGGCCACCGCGCACGAGGCCGTCCAGTGGCTCTACCTCGGCTTCCTCGCCGCGGTGAAGGAGCAGAACGGTGCGGCCATGTCGCTGGGGCGCACGTCCACCTTCCTGGACGTCTACCTCCAGCGCGACATCGACGACGGCAGCATCGACGAGACACGTGCCCAGGAGCTGATCGACGACTTCGTCATCAAGCTCCGCATCGTGCGCTTCCTGCGCACCCCCGAGTACGACGCCCTGTTCTCCGGTGACCCGACCTGGGTGACGGAGTCCATCGGCGGCGTAGGCGCAGACGGCCGCCCGCTGGTCACCCGCACCTCCTTCCGGTTCCTGCAGACCCTCTACAACCTCGGCCCCGCCCCGGAGCCGAACCTGACCGTCCTGTGGTCGCCCCGCCTGCCGGCCGGCTTCAAGGAGTTCTGCGCCCAGGTGTCCATCGACACCAGCGCCGTCCAGTACGAGTCCGACGACCTGATGCGGCCGCGCACCGGGGACGACACCGCCATCGCGTGCTGCGTCTCCGCGATGGCGGTGGGCAAGCAGATGCAGTTCTTCGGCGCGCGCGTCAACCTCGCCAAGGCGCTGCTCTACGCCGTCAACGGCGGCCGGGACGAGATGACCGGCGATCAGATCACCCCGGAGATGCCCCCGCTGTCCGGCGAGTACCTGGACTACGACGAACTGGCGGCCGCCTACGACCGAGTCCTGGACTGGCTGGCCCAGACCTACGTCGACGCACTCAACGTCATCCACTACATGCACGACAAGTACGCCTACGAGCGCATCGAGATGGCCCTGCACGACCACCCGGTGCACCGGTTCATGGCGTGCGGCATCGCCGGTCTGTCCGTCGCCGTGGACAGCCTCTCCGCCGTCAAGCACGCCCGCGTGAAGGTCATCCGTGACGCGACCGGACTGGCCGTGGACTTCCACACCGAGGGCGACTTCCCGACGTACGGCAACAACGACGACCGCGCCGACGCGATCGCCGTCGACCTCGTGGAGTCGTTCATGGCGAAGGTGCGCGAGCACCCCACCTACCGCGACGCCGAGCACACGCAGTCGGTGCTGACCATCACCTCCAACGTGGTGTACGGCAAGCACACCGGCAACACCCCCGACGGCCGCCGCGCCGGCCTGCCCTTCGCCCCCGGCGCCAACCCGATGAACGGCCGCGACAAGCACGGCGTGGCCGCGTCCGCCCTCTCGGTCGCCAAGCTGCCCTACGAGGCGGCACGTGACGGTATCTCCCTGACCACCACCATCACCCCGGAGGGACTCGGCCACGTCCCCGAGGAGCGAGCCGGTCACCTGGTGGGCATCCTCGACGCCTACATGTCCGCGGGCGGCTTCCACATGAACGTCAACGTGCTGGACCGCGCCGTACTGGAGGACGCCATGGAACACCCGGAGAAGTACCCGGAGCTGACGATCCGGGTCTCCGGCTACGCCGTGAACTTCGTCCGCCTGACCCGCGAGCAGCAGCTCGACGTGATCAGCCGCACCTTCCACGGATCGCTGTGA
- a CDS encoding universal stress protein codes for MAHDIVVGVDGSPEGLAAAHWAAREAERRGTGLAVVHVWHRHPHPPPYIPLDSTERDWAEQLLGEAVRSVRTAHPGLRITDRLVCDATVAGMLKAAADADLLVLGSRGLGAVGGFLTGSVSQRVVGRSTRPVALVRAGRSAADEHLPATDGVAPEEIPGTPYRHVVLGLRTDRPCDELIEFAFDAARRRGTGLSVVHAFRPAPVPSVPLVSAAPEGPAPVPRPPAQELADQERTVAAVLRPWREKYPTVRVTETVTEGRAAVVLVRAARAAGLLVVGRRGVDHHVGAVPGPVTHAVLHHVGCAVAVVPHG; via the coding sequence ATGGCGCACGACATCGTGGTGGGGGTCGACGGATCGCCCGAGGGACTCGCCGCCGCGCACTGGGCGGCACGGGAGGCCGAGCGGCGAGGAACCGGACTCGCTGTGGTCCACGTCTGGCACCGCCACCCCCACCCCCCGCCGTACATCCCCCTGGACAGCACCGAGCGCGACTGGGCCGAGCAGCTCCTGGGCGAGGCTGTACGCAGTGTCCGGACCGCCCACCCGGGCCTGCGGATCACCGACCGGCTCGTGTGCGACGCCACGGTGGCCGGCATGCTGAAGGCCGCGGCCGACGCCGACCTGCTGGTCCTCGGTTCCCGCGGCCTCGGAGCCGTGGGCGGCTTCCTCACGGGCTCCGTCTCCCAGCGAGTCGTCGGCCGGTCCACCCGCCCGGTCGCACTGGTCCGCGCGGGACGGTCCGCCGCCGACGAGCACCTGCCTGCCACGGACGGCGTCGCCCCGGAGGAGATACCGGGGACGCCCTACCGCCACGTGGTCCTCGGGCTGCGGACGGACCGTCCCTGTGACGAACTGATCGAGTTCGCCTTCGACGCCGCCCGCCGGCGTGGCACCGGCCTGTCGGTGGTCCACGCTTTCCGGCCCGCGCCCGTTCCGTCCGTGCCCCTGGTGTCCGCGGCCCCGGAAGGCCCGGCTCCCGTGCCCCGGCCGCCGGCCCAGGAGCTGGCGGACCAGGAGCGCACCGTGGCGGCGGTGCTGCGTCCCTGGCGGGAGAAGTACCCGACCGTCCGCGTGACCGAGACGGTCACCGAGGGGCGCGCCGCGGTGGTCCTGGTGCGGGCCGCCCGGGCCGCGGGCCTGCTGGTGGTGGGACGCCGCGGGGTCGATCACCACGTCGGTGCCGTTCCGGGGCCTGTCACGCACGCCGTCCTGCACCACGTCGGATGTGCCGTCGCCGTGGTTCCCCACGGCTGA
- the ppdK gene encoding pyruvate, phosphate dikinase, with product MVRYVYDFTEGGRDMADLLGGKGSNLAEMTRLGLPVPPGFTLTTEACRAFLETGSEPAGLWGEVSAHLSALEASTGRSLGQPDDPLLLSVRSGAKFSMPGMMETILDIGLNDDSVLGLAEVSGSERFAWDSYRRLVQMFGSTVMGVDSSRFEEALALLKDLRGVQDDVHLTARDLDELVETYKKLILLETGDHFPQSPAEQLRRAVLAVFESWNGERARLYRRREHIADDLGTAVNVQRMVFGNLGADSGSGVAFTRDPATGRSGLYGDYLPDAQGEDVVAGIRNTVPLAELERLDAASFDGLRTHMRTLESHYRDLCDIEFTIERGTLWMLQTRVGKRTAEAAFVIAAELADAGLITPDEALARVSGEGLARLMFPRFDNSSTGTALAHGVPASPGAAVGTVVFDSAQAVRRAAAGEKVILVRQETTPDDLPGMIAAQAVLTSRGGKTSHAAVVARGMGKVCVCGAEELTVDTQAGLFTAADGTVVEEGTVVSVDGSAGAVYPGSVPLVDSAVIRYLEDGRGGGGSQGVDVVDAVARALARADTVRRLEVRANADTPEDAVRARRFGAQGIGLCRTEHMFLGERRKLVEQMILADTDAERDRALADLLPLQRRDFVGILEAMDGLPVTIRLLDPPLHEFLPDHTELAVRIATAQARGEEPDAHDVELLGAVNRMHEENPMLGLRGVRLGLVVPGLVTMQVRAIGEAVTERLSAGGAPQAEIMVPLVGDVRELRLVRAEVQRVLAQVSREAGVVLDCPVGTMIELPRAALTAGRIAEEAEFFSFGTNDLTQTTWGFSRDDVEAEFFSAYLDKGVFSTSPFEAIDREGVGRLVGIAVAEGRATRPDLKIGVCGEHGGDPESVHFFHTAGLDYVSCSPFRVPVARLEAGRAALDATEGNDSR from the coding sequence ATGGTCCGTTACGTGTACGACTTCACCGAGGGCGGCCGTGACATGGCCGATCTCCTCGGCGGCAAGGGCTCGAACCTGGCGGAGATGACCCGGCTCGGGCTCCCCGTACCGCCGGGATTCACCCTCACCACCGAGGCGTGCCGCGCCTTCCTGGAGACGGGCAGCGAACCCGCGGGCCTGTGGGGGGAGGTCTCCGCGCACCTGTCCGCTCTCGAGGCCTCCACCGGCCGTTCGCTGGGACAGCCGGACGACCCGCTGCTGCTGTCCGTCCGCTCCGGCGCGAAGTTCTCCATGCCCGGCATGATGGAGACGATCCTCGACATCGGCCTCAACGACGATTCCGTCCTGGGGCTGGCCGAGGTTTCCGGCAGCGAACGCTTCGCCTGGGACTCCTATCGCCGCCTCGTCCAGATGTTCGGCAGCACCGTCATGGGCGTCGACTCCTCCCGCTTCGAGGAGGCTCTCGCCCTCCTCAAGGACCTGCGCGGCGTCCAGGACGACGTGCACCTGACGGCGCGCGACCTGGACGAGCTGGTGGAGACGTACAAGAAGCTGATCCTCCTGGAGACAGGTGACCACTTCCCCCAGTCTCCCGCCGAGCAGTTGCGCCGGGCGGTCCTGGCCGTCTTCGAGTCCTGGAACGGCGAACGCGCCCGCCTGTACCGGCGCCGCGAGCACATCGCCGACGACCTGGGTACCGCCGTCAACGTCCAGCGCATGGTCTTCGGCAACCTCGGGGCCGACTCCGGCAGCGGCGTCGCCTTCACCCGCGACCCGGCCACCGGCCGCTCCGGCCTGTACGGGGACTACCTACCCGACGCGCAGGGCGAGGACGTGGTCGCCGGCATCCGCAACACCGTGCCGCTGGCCGAGCTGGAGCGCCTGGACGCCGCCTCCTTCGACGGGCTGCGCACGCACATGCGCACCCTGGAGAGCCACTACCGGGATCTGTGCGACATCGAGTTCACCATCGAACGCGGCACCCTGTGGATGCTCCAGACCCGCGTCGGCAAGCGCACCGCCGAGGCCGCCTTCGTCATCGCCGCCGAGCTGGCCGACGCGGGGCTCATCACACCGGACGAGGCGCTGGCCCGGGTGAGCGGCGAGGGCCTGGCCCGGCTGATGTTCCCCCGCTTCGACAACTCCTCGACCGGGACCGCCCTCGCCCACGGCGTCCCGGCCTCTCCCGGCGCGGCGGTCGGGACCGTCGTCTTCGACTCCGCCCAGGCGGTACGCCGCGCCGCGGCCGGCGAGAAGGTGATCCTGGTCCGCCAGGAGACCACCCCGGACGACCTGCCCGGCATGATCGCCGCTCAGGCGGTCCTTACCAGCCGGGGCGGCAAGACCAGCCACGCGGCCGTCGTCGCCCGCGGCATGGGCAAGGTCTGCGTGTGCGGCGCCGAGGAACTCACCGTGGACACCCAGGCCGGGCTCTTCACCGCCGCGGACGGAACCGTGGTCGAGGAGGGCACCGTCGTCTCGGTGGACGGCTCCGCCGGAGCGGTGTACCCGGGTTCGGTGCCGCTCGTGGACTCGGCGGTGATCCGGTATCTCGAGGACGGCCGGGGCGGCGGTGGCTCACAGGGCGTGGACGTGGTCGACGCGGTGGCCCGGGCGCTTGCCCGCGCCGACACCGTGCGGCGGCTGGAGGTACGGGCCAACGCCGACACCCCGGAGGACGCCGTCCGGGCCCGCCGGTTCGGGGCGCAGGGCATCGGCCTGTGCCGCACCGAGCACATGTTCCTCGGTGAACGCCGCAAGCTGGTCGAGCAGATGATCCTGGCCGACACGGACGCCGAGCGCGACCGGGCCCTGGCGGACCTCCTGCCGCTTCAACGGCGGGACTTCGTCGGCATCCTGGAGGCCATGGACGGTCTGCCGGTCACCATCCGGCTGCTGGACCCGCCACTGCACGAGTTCCTGCCCGACCACACCGAGCTGGCGGTGCGGATCGCCACGGCTCAGGCCCGTGGCGAGGAGCCGGACGCGCACGACGTCGAACTGCTCGGCGCGGTGAACCGCATGCACGAGGAGAACCCGATGCTCGGGCTGCGCGGCGTACGTCTGGGGCTGGTCGTGCCCGGCCTGGTCACCATGCAGGTCCGGGCGATCGGTGAGGCCGTGACCGAGCGCCTGTCGGCCGGTGGCGCGCCCCAGGCGGAGATCATGGTCCCGCTCGTCGGTGACGTCCGTGAACTGCGCCTCGTGCGCGCGGAGGTCCAGCGGGTGCTGGCCCAGGTCTCACGGGAGGCCGGAGTCGTCCTGGACTGCCCGGTCGGCACCATGATCGAGTTGCCCAGGGCCGCCCTGACGGCGGGCCGGATCGCCGAGGAAGCCGAGTTCTTCTCCTTCGGCACCAATGACCTGACACAGACGACCTGGGGTTTCTCTCGCGACGACGTCGAGGCGGAGTTCTTCTCCGCCTACCTCGACAAGGGCGTCTTCTCCACGTCACCCTTCGAGGCGATCGACCGCGAGGGGGTCGGCCGGCTGGTGGGCATCGCGGTCGCCGAGGGCCGCGCCACCCGCCCGGACCTCAAGATCGGAGTGTGCGGTGAGCACGGCGGCGACCCCGAATCGGTGCACTTCTTCCACACCGCCGGACTGGACTACGTCTCCTGCTCGCCGTTCCGGGTGCCGGTGGCACGACTGGAGGCGGGGCGGGCCGCGCTGGACGCAACCGAGGGGAACGACAGCAGGTGA
- a CDS encoding CBS domain-containing protein — MTAHIVGEVMTTDVVHARRTTPFKEVVRLLDHHRISGLPVIDADDKVLGVLSGSDLVREQAHRDGPAPPAVTAGDVMSSPAITVHPEQTVPDAARLMERRGVERLPVVDEADRLIGIATRRDLLRVFLRADDDIRRQVTEEIVMTSPNLPPDAVRVSVRDGVVTLDGRVEARSQVPELVHAVWRLDGVVGVVNALGFRVDDLETPAAFHRTGSP, encoded by the coding sequence ATGACCGCTCACATCGTCGGCGAGGTAATGACCACGGACGTCGTCCACGCCCGCCGGACGACACCGTTCAAGGAGGTCGTCCGGCTGCTCGACCACCACCGGATCAGCGGGCTGCCGGTGATCGACGCCGACGACAAGGTTCTCGGCGTCCTGTCCGGCAGCGACCTCGTACGCGAACAGGCACACCGGGACGGCCCCGCACCACCCGCCGTGACGGCGGGCGACGTGATGTCGAGCCCCGCGATCACCGTGCACCCCGAGCAGACCGTGCCGGACGCCGCCCGGCTGATGGAGCGCCGCGGCGTCGAGCGACTGCCCGTGGTCGACGAGGCAGACCGCCTCATCGGTATCGCCACCCGCCGCGACCTGCTACGGGTCTTCCTACGAGCGGACGACGACATCCGCCGCCAGGTGACCGAGGAGATCGTCATGACCTCGCCGAACCTGCCGCCCGACGCGGTCCGCGTCTCGGTCCGCGACGGCGTCGTCACCCTCGACGGCCGGGTGGAGGCGCGTAGCCAGGTGCCCGAGCTCGTGCACGCCGTCTGGCGGCTCGACGGCGTGGTCGGCGTGGTGAACGCCTTGGGCTTCCGCGTCGACGACCTCGAGACACCCGCCGCGTTCCACCGGACCGGGAGCCCGTGA
- the adhE gene encoding bifunctional acetaldehyde-CoA/alcohol dehydrogenase yields MARQDTRNEDRVRTDAPSDTAVAVDRLVTAGLKALADYEALTQEQVDHIVKKASVAALDQHTALARLAVEETGRGVFEDKAAKNMFACEHVTHSMGHTKTVGVIGRDDIEDMVEIAEPVGVVAAVTPVTNPTSTTIFKALMALKTRNPVIFAFHPSAQRCSSEAARVVRDAAVAAGAPEHCVQWIEAPSVEATRTLMHHPGVSLILATGGNAMVKAAYSAGKPALGVGAGNVPAYVHRSAKLRRAVNDLVLSKSFDNGMICASEQAVVLDTEIYDAAITEFRALHAHLATAEEKAKLETFLFPAAGGSGAGCEPKVNAAAVGQSPAWIAARAGFSVPADTSVILVEAERVGPAEPLTREKLCPVLAVLRAEDERHGFDLAADMVAFHGQGHSAVIHTEDPAVAEAYGMRMKTVRIIVNSPSSQGAIGGIYNGLLPSLTLGCGSWGSTSVSNNVSAAQLLNVKRVSTRRNNLQWFKVPPKIYFEPQAIRYLTSMPDVRRVTIVTDATMTRLGFVDRISRVLQRRREPVTLQIIDNVRPEPSIDSVQHGAELMRDFRPDTIIALGGGSPMDAAKVMWLLYEQPGIDFADMRQKFSDIRKRAFRFPTLGKQARLVCVPTTSGTGAEVTPFAVISDPATGKKYPLADYALTPSVAIIDPLLTTALPPALAADSGFDALTHAIEAYVSVYANDFTDGLALHAIRLVFGHLGAAVNDRADAAEAREKMHNAGTIAGMAFGNAFLGIVHAMSHTLGATFHIAHGRTNAVLLPHVIRYNGTVPTKLTGWPKYENYRAPERFQDIARALGLPAATAAEGVESLAAAVERLRAAVGIEPTFQALGVDERAFLDALPQQALNAYEDQCAPANPRMPMLDDMQELMRMAYHG; encoded by the coding sequence ATGGCCCGACAGGACACACGGAACGAGGACCGCGTCCGGACCGACGCCCCGTCCGACACCGCGGTCGCCGTGGACCGTCTGGTCACGGCAGGACTCAAGGCACTCGCCGACTACGAGGCCCTCACCCAGGAACAGGTCGACCACATCGTCAAGAAGGCGTCGGTCGCCGCCCTGGACCAGCACACAGCCCTGGCCCGCCTCGCGGTCGAGGAGACGGGGCGCGGGGTCTTCGAGGACAAGGCCGCCAAGAACATGTTCGCGTGCGAGCACGTCACGCACAGCATGGGACACACGAAGACGGTCGGGGTCATCGGCCGGGACGACATCGAGGACATGGTCGAGATCGCGGAACCGGTGGGCGTGGTGGCCGCGGTCACCCCCGTCACCAACCCGACCTCGACCACGATCTTCAAGGCACTGATGGCGCTGAAGACCCGCAATCCGGTGATCTTCGCGTTCCACCCGTCCGCCCAGCGGTGCAGTTCCGAAGCGGCCCGGGTCGTGCGGGACGCGGCCGTCGCCGCCGGAGCACCGGAGCACTGCGTGCAGTGGATCGAGGCCCCGTCCGTCGAGGCCACCCGCACGCTCATGCATCACCCGGGCGTCTCGCTGATCCTCGCCACCGGCGGCAACGCCATGGTCAAGGCCGCCTACTCGGCCGGCAAGCCGGCCCTCGGGGTCGGTGCCGGCAACGTCCCGGCCTACGTCCACCGCAGCGCCAAGCTGCGCCGGGCCGTCAACGACCTGGTGCTGTCCAAGTCGTTCGACAACGGCATGATCTGCGCCTCCGAGCAGGCCGTCGTCCTGGACACGGAGATCTACGACGCCGCGATCACCGAATTCCGCGCCCTGCACGCCCATCTGGCCACCGCTGAGGAGAAGGCGAAGCTGGAGACCTTCCTGTTCCCCGCCGCCGGTGGTTCGGGCGCCGGCTGTGAACCCAAGGTCAACGCGGCAGCCGTCGGGCAGAGCCCGGCGTGGATCGCCGCGCGGGCCGGATTCTCGGTGCCGGCGGACACCTCGGTCATCCTGGTCGAGGCCGAACGGGTCGGCCCGGCCGAGCCGTTGACCCGGGAGAAGCTCTGCCCGGTCCTCGCCGTACTGCGCGCCGAGGACGAGCGCCACGGCTTCGACCTCGCCGCCGACATGGTCGCCTTCCACGGTCAGGGCCACAGCGCCGTCATCCACACCGAGGACCCGGCCGTCGCGGAGGCGTACGGCATGCGGATGAAGACCGTACGGATCATCGTCAACTCGCCGTCCTCACAGGGCGCGATCGGCGGCATCTACAACGGTCTGCTGCCCTCGCTCACGCTGGGGTGCGGCTCCTGGGGCAGCACCTCGGTGTCCAACAACGTCTCCGCCGCCCAGCTCCTCAACGTCAAGCGGGTCTCCACCCGCCGCAACAACCTGCAGTGGTTCAAGGTCCCGCCGAAGATCTACTTCGAGCCGCAGGCCATCCGCTACCTGACCTCCATGCCGGACGTCCGTCGCGTCACCATCGTCACCGACGCGACCATGACCCGGCTCGGATTCGTCGACCGGATCAGTCGCGTCCTGCAACGGCGCCGGGAACCGGTCACCCTCCAGATCATCGACAACGTCCGGCCCGAACCCAGCATCGACTCCGTCCAGCACGGCGCCGAGCTCATGCGGGACTTCCGCCCCGACACGATCATCGCGCTCGGCGGTGGCTCCCCCATGGACGCCGCCAAGGTCATGTGGCTGCTGTACGAGCAGCCCGGCATCGACTTCGCGGACATGCGGCAGAAGTTCTCCGACATCCGCAAGCGCGCCTTCCGCTTCCCCACTCTCGGCAAGCAGGCCCGCCTGGTCTGCGTGCCCACCACCTCCGGCACCGGCGCCGAGGTCACCCCGTTCGCCGTCATCTCCGACCCCGCGACCGGCAAGAAGTACCCGCTCGCCGACTACGCCCTCACCCCCAGCGTCGCGATCATCGACCCCCTCCTCACGACCGCGTTGCCCCCGGCGCTCGCCGCCGACAGCGGCTTCGACGCTCTCACCCACGCCATCGAGGCGTACGTGTCCGTCTACGCCAACGACTTCACCGACGGCCTCGCCCTGCACGCCATCCGCCTGGTCTTCGGCCATCTCGGGGCGGCCGTGAACGACCGTGCGGACGCTGCGGAGGCCCGGGAGAAGATGCACAACGCCGGCACCATCGCGGGCATGGCCTTCGGCAACGCCTTCCTCGGCATCGTCCACGCCATGTCGCACACTCTCGGCGCCACGTTCCACATCGCGCACGGGCGCACCAACGCGGTCCTGCTGCCGCATGTCATCCGTTACAACGGCACCGTCCCGACCAAGCTGACCGGCTGGCCCAAGTACGAGAACTACCGTGCCCCCGAACGCTTCCAGGACATCGCCCGCGCCCTCGGACTCCCCGCGGCCACCGCGGCCGAGGGCGTGGAATCCCTCGCCGCGGCCGTCGAGCGTCTGCGCGCCGCCGTCGGTATCGAGCCGACGTTCCAGGCCCTCGGCGTCGACGAGCGCGCCTTCCTCGACGCCCTGCCTCAGCAGGCCCTCAACGCCTACGAGGACCAGTGCGCGCCGGCCAACCCGCGCATGCCGATGCTCGACGACATGCAGGAGCTCATGCGCATGGCGTACCACGGCTGA
- a CDS encoding cation:proton antiporter, with protein sequence MHTPVALLLELGIILTALSLIAAGARRFALTPVPLYLVAGLAVGDGGIAPVPAAREFVDTGAAIGLILLLLTLGLDFTAREFTASLRRHRSSALVDLVLNAIPGAVAGWLFGLDAAGVLALSGATYVSSSGIIARLLGDLRRLGNRETPAVLSVLVLEDFAMAAYLPLLAVVTAGGSWWEALFAVVVATAVVGAAVGASSRWGHHVGRVLSPADAEQVLLRLLGFTLVIAALAEMVHVSAAVGAFLVGLTLTGAAAERARTVLGPLRDLFAAVFFLALGMSADPGHLLPALPAAAVLALITAITKVATGWYAAGREGAGRRGRLRAGSALVARGEFSVVVIGLAATAQDRLAALVTCYVILLAVCGPVLTRLAPTRGLPSRRASERAPGMLDKPRPSTAASAPDPAGSGTRSG encoded by the coding sequence GTGCACACCCCTGTAGCCCTGCTGCTGGAACTGGGCATCATCCTGACCGCGTTGAGTCTGATCGCTGCGGGCGCCAGACGCTTCGCCCTGACGCCCGTACCGCTGTACCTGGTGGCGGGGCTCGCCGTGGGCGACGGAGGCATCGCGCCGGTCCCGGCGGCCCGCGAGTTCGTCGACACCGGCGCCGCGATCGGACTGATCCTGCTGCTGCTGACCCTCGGCCTGGATTTCACCGCCCGAGAGTTCACGGCCAGTCTGCGCCGTCACCGGTCGTCCGCGCTCGTGGACCTCGTTCTCAACGCCATCCCCGGCGCCGTGGCCGGATGGCTGTTCGGTCTCGATGCCGCAGGTGTCCTGGCCCTGTCCGGTGCGACCTACGTATCGTCCTCCGGCATCATCGCCCGCCTTCTCGGCGATCTGCGCCGGCTCGGCAACCGTGAGACGCCCGCGGTGTTGTCGGTGCTGGTGCTGGAGGACTTCGCCATGGCCGCCTACCTCCCTCTCCTCGCGGTCGTCACCGCCGGCGGCAGCTGGTGGGAAGCGTTGTTCGCCGTAGTCGTGGCCACCGCGGTGGTAGGAGCGGCGGTAGGCGCGTCGAGCCGCTGGGGACATCACGTCGGTCGAGTTCTGTCTCCGGCCGACGCCGAGCAAGTACTGCTCAGGTTGCTCGGGTTCACCCTGGTCATCGCCGCGCTGGCCGAGATGGTCCACGTCTCCGCCGCGGTCGGGGCCTTCCTGGTCGGGCTCACCCTGACCGGCGCCGCCGCCGAGCGGGCCCGGACCGTACTGGGCCCGCTGCGCGACCTGTTCGCCGCGGTGTTCTTCCTCGCTCTGGGCATGTCGGCCGACCCAGGGCATCTGCTGCCCGCGCTGCCGGCCGCCGCGGTCCTGGCCCTCATCACCGCGATCACCAAGGTGGCCACGGGGTGGTATGCCGCAGGCCGGGAAGGAGCGGGCCGCCGGGGCAGACTGAGAGCCGGATCCGCGCTCGTCGCCCGCGGTGAGTTCTCGGTCGTCGTCATCGGACTGGCCGCTACCGCGCAGGACCGCCTCGCGGCCCTGGTGACCTGCTACGTGATCCTTCTGGCAGTGTGCGGTCCCGTCCTCACCCGCCTGGCACCGACCCGTGGCCTGCCCTCGCGCAGGGCGTCCGAACGGGCGCCGGGCATGCTCGACAAGCCCCGGCCCTCCACAGCCGCATCTGCACCGGACCCGGCGGGCAGTGGGACCCGCTCCGGCTGA
- a CDS encoding cation:proton antiporter regulatory subunit, whose product MDVNEVLLPGVGLRYEFVNHEGDRIGVVAQRSGAFEVVVYPRDDPDEAQAVLRLTGEEADALAEILGAPRIAERFADLTREVPGLDAERVEVGTGSPCAGRPLGETRARTRTGASIVAVVRGEDVVASPGPAQHLHVGDVLVVIGTREGITGVQRIIQG is encoded by the coding sequence ATGGACGTCAACGAGGTGCTGCTGCCCGGTGTGGGACTGCGCTACGAGTTCGTGAACCACGAGGGCGACCGGATCGGTGTCGTCGCCCAGCGCTCGGGGGCGTTCGAGGTGGTGGTCTACCCGCGGGACGACCCCGACGAGGCCCAAGCGGTGCTGCGGCTCACCGGGGAGGAGGCGGACGCTCTCGCCGAGATCCTCGGCGCCCCGCGCATCGCCGAGCGCTTCGCCGACTTGACGCGTGAAGTCCCCGGCCTCGACGCCGAACGGGTGGAGGTCGGCACCGGCAGCCCGTGCGCCGGACGGCCACTGGGCGAAACCCGGGCCCGAACCCGTACCGGTGCCTCGATCGTGGCCGTGGTCCGCGGTGAGGACGTCGTCGCCTCACCCGGACCTGCCCAGCACCTGCACGTAGGAGACGTGCTCGTCGTGATCGGCACGCGTGAGGGCATCACTGGCGTGCAACGCATCATCCAAGGCTGA